The DNA segment gctattcaaaaaggggtagcggcgcagcttgttgcccgtttaccaactatctcgatgtaaattattatATAATCACcaataaaattacaaaaaaaatatcattaaaaaaaaaaaagaaatagtaGGCTTACTGTCAATAAATTGCAAGTTTGTGAGGATTAACTAAATAAAAGCTttaataaattttatttttcttttttctatTTTGTTAGGGTGTCAAACCAGCTTCATTAACAAAAGTAAATGATCCCGAAATCAAATCATTTATTGAAAAATGTATCGCCAATGTTGCGGATAGATTAAGTGCTAAGGATTTATTGATGGATCCTTTTCTGCACGAAAAAGACGATGACGAAAATACAAATTTACAATTGAAAGCCAATCTCTATCAAGGTAATATCTCTATCAAGGTAATatctgttttgttttttttttctgtgaattttaaattttttgaTGAATTTTCTAGATGATGACACTGAGAATCTTGATACTGCTCGGGATTTCACGGTTCAGGGTCAAATGGGAGACCCAAATACAGTATTCTTGAAATTACGCATGGATGATACAACAGGTCATCTGATTATATCTTTTAGTTTTGGACTTACAGTCGTCAATTTTAACCTGTTTATTTGAAAATGGGTTGGTTTGGATTATGTTCAAATTGGGTCGAACAAAAGCGGGTTGAAAGTCGCCTAAAAGTGTTATTCGGATGTTTTTAACCTCCTAAGTCTAGttaattaaacaaaattaaatattattttaatacttttcatccctaaggtttggccagttttgcaactttcgtccaagGGTTTGTTTTTCCCAatctggatctaaaaggtttgaaatcttgccatttccatccggctcgttaactccatccatttttcttcgttaagtcaagggtatttcggtcttttttttaaacttaaaaggGCAATTCTGTCTTTTTACATTAAGTAAAAAaaggacgaaaatacccctgacttaatggagaaaaatggatggagttaacgagccagatgaaaatggcaagatttcaaaccttttagatccagatggggaaaaacaaacctttggacgaaagttgcaaaactggccaaacctcagggcctaaaatggcattttactctatattTTTTATGGTACGAGTATTTAATGAACTAATTAATTGTAAAAAATAGACAATAGTGTTAGCACGTTAAACCAACGCGTTTGGCCACATCCCGCTCGTTTAACAATTAGATTTTGTTTTGTTGGCCAGGTCATGCTCGAACTATTCATTTCCCATTCGATATCAAACACGACACACCCTCTGCAGTTGCTAAAGAAATGGTCCAAGAGCTTGATCTAACCGATCAAGACGTCTCCGCAATTGCCGAAATGATCGAATCAGAAATTCGGTCATGCTTTCCTGATTGGTCAGTAACAGATCGTGACGTTAACGAAGTTGACTTTGACTCCACCCCATCAACAAACAAATCTGGCAACAACTCTCCTGGATCTTTATCTCTTGAACATTTCCCTTCGGGTCGAAAATATTGGAATGATGCACCCAGAGGTTCGAGCCATGGTGACCCAAGTGAGCCCATACCTTCTGATGGTGAGGACCAAGGTTCGAGCCATGATGATGGTGATACTGATGATGTGGATACTATTGTGGAGAAACTTGAGCGTATTATGGCGGAGCAGAAGAAAGAGGTGGATGAACTTAAGAAACAACATGGATTGATGGTGCATGATGTTTTGATGGAACTTCCTCCCGAAACTCGAAAAGAAGTTATTAGCACCTATAAAGCCGAGATCTTGAAAGCATGCATCTTGGATATGAACTATACAGATGCTGACCGTTCTTTTGATCCGTAAGTTTTTCGGTATTTCTCTCTGGCATGTTACCCTTTTAGCTATCCGTTTATCGGGCCCATTTGATCCGTTTGAGATAAAACGCTACCCAATATGAGTCAATTGACCCAGTCataaataaatactaaataaTTTTGAAATGTTCCCAGAAAAGCCGAAGACACACACTTTGTGGCGAACGGTGAAGAGAAACAACCAGCAGCAGGTAACCGTAAGCCTGGAAATGTATTCAGGCACAAGTTCAAAACCGGGTTTGATTATACAATGCCAAACATGGGCATTGCTATAGTTTTGGGAAATGACGGTGTGAGTTCATGACactcaacaatatttcaaaacaGAAATCGTTGTGTGTTTCGTGGGACGTTTTAGAGAGGTGGAGTGAATACTTGTATATAAGAAGAGTTCAGTATGATTATTTTTTCAACAGTAACAGATTTAATTTATGTTTTGAGTTTGGTTGTGAAATTTGAAGGACTTTGTAGACATTGGGTGAAATTTCGAGGGCTTTGTAGACATTAGGTGAAAGTTCAAGGGCTTTGTAGACTCTTCTCATTCTGATTGTTTGATATATAATATTCAAATATCATATGTGAACTGAAGAAGCATGTATGAAACCGCGTCATTGCAAGTATACATGCACTAGAACTAGGATTCATGATGTATGCTCGAGCTCAACTTTTGTAGATCGAATAAGCAAATAGTATTTGTTAAAAGTCATGTGGGATTAAGCAAAGCTCGGTTCAAGGGGTTCGATAAAGTTCAACTAGAACAGGTTCAAGTAATACTCTTTTAAAGTCAACTAACTACACTTGTACATATTCCCATTAAGGGGTTGAATTCTACTCATTTTGCCTAGATTTGGTCCTAGCTGCACAATGGAATGTTAAGATAGTCAAAGTCAACCAGCAGTCAATTTAGGCACTTGTGCTATAGTTGCAAGTTGGTTAAAGTCAGTTAATCTTTGTAACTACTTCTAGAagtattaacaaaaaaaaaaaaaaaaaaccattgaaTCGATTTTAATCAAATTTTATGTTACAGAAATTGATCTATAGCATGTAATGCAACAATTCTTTACTCACAAGTCGAATCGTATCGAGAAATCAAGCAATCAACGCAAACCAATTATGGCTCGTAAACATCTTACCCTAATCTTTTTCTACACTCGTGGCTTCGAGCTAGCCGATTTCTTCTTGATAACATGTATCGAATGTTTTAAACTCGATGTCACACAGGGTGAGTTTAACTATTAACATAATTAATAAGTTGAGTTAATTGGAAATAAACTAGTATAATTCTAAGCAATTATTATCACAATATAAAGATTCATATATTAAACACTTGTAACTTGTTAACAGATACAAACTTAGACTAACAATAAAACAAATCAACACATAAGATTAAAATGTTTATATTTGGATTaaacaatattattattattacatcaATTAACCAAAAAACACATCATACAAGCATATATTGCAACACAAACTCCTTAATTAAAAGACAGGAGACAAAGAATTAATCAGTCTCTTGCTCAAAATATGTAGTACTTAATATAATAACGACAACGAAAACGAAACTAGAATTGTGGGTGGTAATCGGACCAGCAGTGCTTGATTCCCCATCTCGATAAAATATAACCATTTTGATCATATGATCATCACGTGTATGCACGCTCTCCAAGGTTCGTTGCCACGATCATAGCATTCACCGGTCATCTCATGAATATAAAGTTTCATACCTTTGAGTAACCACATCTTATGATCTTCAAACAAAGGCGTATGGAATGTAGGCTTATAATGTGAAACTGCTTATgtaatatatgtgtgtgtatatatagcaGTATAGTCTATAGAGATATAATGTGAATATACaccatgtgtgtgtgtatatgtatatatgtgtatataaatTTATATTCCCGCATGCAAGTGCAAAAGTGAGCTTTCTATGCACGTTTCAAAGGGGTGGCAGTGAAAGTGAAAGAGGATAAAGAAAAGAAaacacataacacacacacacagtgaGGCGAAGGCATGGTGCCCTAAAGCTGTGACTCTTTTCTTTTCAAGAATAAAAAAATCTAGAGTATCTTGTGGATGTGAGTGTGTGTTTGTTTTTTATATTGTAAGCTAGTAaagtttatatatgtatatataaccTTGGTATCGATAAATTTTAGGTTTTTGACCGGACTATAATATTATGTTCTTTAGCTAAGTGACGGATAAGCTAGTAaagtttatatatgtatatataaccTTGGTATCAATAAATTTTAGGTTTTTGACCGGACTATAATATTATATTCTTTAGCTAAGTGACGGATTCAGAATTTTAACGGGTGGGATATAATTAAAGATTATATTTGTTTGtggaaaaaaacaaaacttttttgGAGGTATATTAATAAAAGTTAAATTATTTTAAGGGTTGGAATAAACTAGACAAAATAAACTATAGCATATAATTTGATGAAAAAAAGAACTTTTGTGACCAAAGTTACCACTTGTTTAGTGTACTTGTCTTTTGTAGGCTTTTAACTTTGAAAAAGTGTGTTAATGTTGTTGATGTTTGTATAGGCAAAGGGATCTTTGGGTAGATCTCTCTAGGGTTAATCATCTTTGGCCATGTAAGTCAACTAATTACTTTTACACATGGTCTTTCCTATATACTTTTACACTTAAACTATTATACTTTTACATAATGAGAAAAAAGGTTGACATGTTAGCTATAAAAATAATTtcataaaaaagtaaaaaaaatatataaaaaaatagataaaagaagtaaaaaaaaaaacaatctttGTCACAGAAAAGATTAAACGAGTcctttattatctattaattgaTATTTGTTGTCTCTATCTAACTATCTTTACGTGCAACGCACTCTACGTAACATGTCTCAAACTTTGTCACTATCACCATATTATTCTGTCAAATACTTGAAAATTCCCAACACAATCACATCAAAATCAGTTTCAAATCTAACTCATGTAACAAGTAGATACCACATGCAAGTGAAACTATACTTGAGTGTAACTATAGGGTGTATGATATATCATACTCTATTATGAGTTTTATGACTAGTTCAAATCTAAATCATATAACAAGTAGATATCACAAGCATGTAACTAGGGTGTATGATATATTATACTCTATTTTACACTAATGCTAAATACCACATGCGTATAACTAGGGTGTATGATATATTATACCCTATTTTACACTAATACTATTATGACTGGTTAAGCGTTAACGGTCTATCGTTCCGGCTTTGTTGTCATTTAATCACGATATTAAAATGTTCTAAAATGTTAAGAGAGTCTCCACCTTGGTTGTTTTGTATTTTTTACCGTGAAAAAGATGTTATTATACTTCAAAAATCTGATTTAAGCATATTCATATCTACCTTGTTTTTGAAATgtaaacttcattaaaatacGCAGAAACCTCAAACCGTAGTGACCAATAGAAACTAGTTTATACAATTTGCATTGCTAAATTTTGTATTACAAACATAAATATCAAAAGTGTATATTATCTTTGACTTGAACTTTGTCAACTTAAAAAGTCTGGCCCAATGGAAACTTTCCACGTAGCATGAAAAGCACAACACATAGTCACATATAGGTAAACAGCACGCCTGAGGGCCCAGGGCCTTTTGTGAATTGTGGGCCAAAGATTCGCGTGAAAGACAATATAACGAGGGCCCAAAAAGGGACAATTCAAGTGGGCCATTTGTGCGTTGACCCGTCAATGTAGTATATCAATCCAAGAGTAGTCACTTTAAAACTTTTTAAAAGCTAAAAGTTTTACTAACCACATTCCTTTATCATCATAACTTCTAATCCCTTCTAATCACTAATTTGTATCTTAGCAATGAAATGATTGCGATTGAATGATCGATTCATAATCTTTCGAGTCATTAACAACTAATTACTTCATATATTACGAGAAGTTATCTCATTAAGTATAGTTCAAAGGGATTTAGTTAGGCTTTTTCTAGAAAGAATATATGTTAAAGGGCGTACATGGATTCATCCTGTAGACTGTTCTAACGCTCAATTTAGCTATGAATAAGAGAAAACTGTTAATGTATAAGAAACATAGGGTTTTCACAATATATTTTTGGAATGACAACCCTTTTCTTTTGTAGGCCTTACGTACTTCTAGAAGACAAAGATGTGTTGGCCTACACCTGTAAGGATTGGAGAGCGTGTTGATATTGACAAATCGTGAGCAACCATATAGCATTGTGATGCATTATGCAATGCGAGATATGCACATGTGATTATGATGTCCAATTAGATTGCGGCATTCGTCACCGTTAATGAATCACTAATAAAAAATATTACAAACGTGATTGCAGTAAGTCAGTAATCAAGACTGGTGTAAATCTAGGTCTGTATATATAAAATCCAaattttataggttttatttgttTCTACTATCTACATGAAGCGCAAGGTAGGGATTTCATGAAAAAATTAAACGATTTATCTCTTTCTTAGCGTGCTTCCCATGGTAAAGTCACACTTCTAATGGAGAGAGTGTTTATTTACCCGTTGTGGGTATGAACCTCTAGCTCTACATGACTTTTGTCTATCGACCTTAGTTTCGTTATAAAAGGGGAAGGCTTGGTGCTTGGAGAGTGTTATCATCCAATTAAGGTAGTGAACTTACATGAAAGCAAGAGTGGGGCCTAGATGATAAACTATATCTCTTTGGGTTTAGTCCTAAACAAGGCTTTCATGTGTTTTGCATCACTAGGCACTCTTAGACTCATAAGGATTGGTCTTTTGGGCTTTTTAAACTGGTTATGGGTCTGAGAATTCAAGCCTATATGAGTACCTTAATAATTCCCTTAAGAGTTAagtactgttttcgtccctgtgttttgtcaaaaatcactatttcagtccaatagtttaaaatttgtgatttcagtccctatggtttcactttcataaccatttcagtccctatggtttcactttcgtaaccattcaGTCCATTATtttgttaagtacagggactgaaatggttacgtggtggactgaaatggttacgaaagtaaaaccacagggactgaaatctcaatttttaaactaatggactgaaatagtgatttttgacaaaacacatggacgaaaacagtaattaactcttaccTTAATCTGATGCTCTTAAGGGATTACTTCCACACATAATGTGGTGTGGACATATACTAAACTATGTTTTTTCGGAAATGTTGGTAAAGTTGTTTTTCTTTTCTGTATTTTCGATATAAACCACATATGCACTAGCTTTTTTTTAATCGTTGTTGTTACAtatctttttatttaattaaatctaAAAACAAATGATCAGGGTGTCCAAAGCCCAAGCTTGTTTGAGTTTAATTTCGCGTGTATTGATGTGTTGCCTCAGGCTTGCTTACTTGAATCATGCCTTTGATACAAGTGTTGTAACCCATAACATTTTGTTATAAAATACTACAATTTTGACTTGGAGACAAGTGGCGGACCCAAGAATTATTTGTTGAGTGTGCGAATGAATAGTTCAAGCATATTTTCAGGGGGTACGGTCaggttttttgcctaaaaaatgCACTAATTTTTTttaggggtgcgcccgcccaccctgggCTTCACCTAGGCCTGCCCCTGCTTGGAGGAAATTGTAGTAGAGTAAAGTTCCCGTACAAATAACTTTAACGTATTAAACGTACGAATAGCATGAAAAAGGCAAAAAAatgcggtgacattttcgtaattatttgctcgtatggcaattatcaaaattactctacaattgatcctgtagagtaattttaatcttgtagagtatttttgtaaaatgttcttgtagggtaattttgctcttgtagagtaattttgctattgtagagtaattttataaaatgttattgtagagtaattttgataaaaaaaaactataattcaccaaaaaatcattcaaaaaacctaaccccccacccccaaaaacctaaaaaaaaccaaccccccccccctcccccaaactaaatgctaaaaagtaaatcataaagctaaaccccataactaaatgttaaaaaatttacaaaattactctacaggaacacattttacaaaattactctataagatcattttacaaaattactctacaagattaAAATTACTATAcatgatcatttgtagagtaattttgataattactaataattacgaaaatgccatcaCGTTTTTTCAGCAAAACCTTTAGTTCGTACGTTGTATTTGATATTTTGTCTATTGTAGTATTACATATTTTAATACATTTTGAATTGTAAATCCTTGTTAATAGTTTTGAAAAGTTGGTGTTGCAAGTTAACTTTAGTACAAGGCATTAATGATTGGATGCTAGTTCTATTCATTGTGTTCTAGTGACATGTTTCTTTCACCAATTTAATTCGGTTAAGACTGAGGACAAAATCATTTGTGTCAATGACAAAAATTCAGAGATAAAGGTATTGAAAC comes from the Helianthus annuus cultivar XRQ/B chromosome 4, HanXRQr2.0-SUNRISE, whole genome shotgun sequence genome and includes:
- the LOC110935967 gene encoding probable serine/threonine-protein kinase WNK3 isoform X1, with amino-acid sequence MSPESSSDHDADDSDAEFVEIDPSGRYGRYKEVLGQGACKKAYRAFDELEGIEVAWNQIKIPNFLRNPEELDLLHSEVHLLKTLKHKNIIKFYNSWVDTKNEHINVITEIFTSGTLRQYRTKHKHVDLRALKKWSKQILEGLVYLHSHDPPIIHRDLKCDNIYVNGSQGEVKIGDLGLAAILRQIPSAHSVIGTPEFMAPELYEEDYNELVDIYAFGMCLLELVTFEYPYIECANAAQIYKNVTSGVKPASLTKVNDPEIKSFIEKCIANVADRLSAKDLLMDPFLHEKDDDENTNLQLKANLYQDDDTENLDTARDFTVQGQMGDPNTVFLKLRMDDTTGHARTIHFPFDIKHDTPSAVAKEMVQELDLTDQDVSAIAEMIESEIRSCFPDWSVTDRDVNEVDFDSTPSTNKSGNNSPGSLSLEHFPSGRKYWNDAPRGSSHGDPSEPIPSDGEDQGSSHDDGDTDDVDTIVEKLERIMAEQKKEVDELKKQHGLMVHDVLMELPPETRKEVISTYKAEILKACILDMNYTDADRSFDPKAEDTHFVANGEEKQPAAGNRKPGNVFRHKFKTGFDYTMPNMGIAIVLGNDGVSS
- the LOC110935967 gene encoding probable serine/threonine-protein kinase WNK3 isoform X2 codes for the protein MIFDRYRTKHKHVDLRALKKWSKQILEGLVYLHSHDPPIIHRDLKCDNIYVNGSQGEVKIGDLGLAAILRQIPSAHSVIGTPEFMAPELYEEDYNELVDIYAFGMCLLELVTFEYPYIECANAAQIYKNVTSGVKPASLTKVNDPEIKSFIEKCIANVADRLSAKDLLMDPFLHEKDDDENTNLQLKANLYQDDDTENLDTARDFTVQGQMGDPNTVFLKLRMDDTTGHARTIHFPFDIKHDTPSAVAKEMVQELDLTDQDVSAIAEMIESEIRSCFPDWSVTDRDVNEVDFDSTPSTNKSGNNSPGSLSLEHFPSGRKYWNDAPRGSSHGDPSEPIPSDGEDQGSSHDDGDTDDVDTIVEKLERIMAEQKKEVDELKKQHGLMVHDVLMELPPETRKEVISTYKAEILKACILDMNYTDADRSFDPKAEDTHFVANGEEKQPAAGNRKPGNVFRHKFKTGFDYTMPNMGIAIVLGNDGVSS